The Arthrobacter sp. PM3 genome contains the following window.
AGTAGCGGCAACTGAACATCAGCAGCGGCCATTAACAGAGGAGCGGTTCATGACCGGAATTATCGTTGTCGGCGTTGACGGCAGTGAGACTGCCCTGCGGGCGGCACGCACTGCGCTTGACCTCGCAGTACCCCTGGGGGCCACCCTGCATGTGGTCAGTGCCTTCGACAGCGACAAGACCGAGGTGATCAGCAGCGGCGGCGACCAATGGATCGTCTCCGACGCCGGCAACGCGGAGAAGGTCGCCCGGACGGTTGCGGACAGCCTGCGCCGCCCCGACATCAACATCACCTACGCCGCCGCCCGCGGCAAGCCCGCCGAGGCCCTCATCCGGGAGGCCGAACGCACCGCGGCCCGGATGATCGTGGTCGGCAACCGCCGCATGCAGGGCATCGGCCGCGTCCTGGGGAGCGTTGCGAACAGCGTGGCCCACAACGCCCCCTGCGACGTCTACATCGCCAAGACCGACGCCGACTAGGCCCTGGCTCTGGCCCTAGGGTCTGCCCGGCAGCGCGGCGTGCCCTGCGGCGTGAAGCATCCGGCGCAGGATTTTCCCGGACGCTGACTTCGGCACGGCCTCGATGAACTCCACGCGGCGGAGTTTCTTGAACGGTGCCACCCTGGCGGCCACGAAGGCCATGACCGCTTCCTCGTCCAGGGCGTCACCGTCCGGACCGGGCTGACGCACCACGAACGCCAGGGGGACTTCCTGGCCGTCGGCGTCGGGGGTTCCGATCACCGCGGAGTCGG
Protein-coding sequences here:
- a CDS encoding universal stress protein, producing MTGIIVVGVDGSETALRAARTALDLAVPLGATLHVVSAFDSDKTEVISSGGDQWIVSDAGNAEKVARTVADSLRRPDINITYAAARGKPAEALIREAERTAARMIVVGNRRMQGIGRVLGSVANSVAHNAPCDVYIAKTDAD